TGGATACCTACCTCGATGCGTTGCAACATTTCCCGAATAATGCTGATACGTTAGAACTTAGTCGTGGTACTGCACAGCTCATTAAAAAAGATATTTTTAAAAACCTGATGTGGTATGTGTTGCCCGACAGCAACAAACAATACCCAGTTCCTATTGAACGTGTAAAGGAGATCAGGTTCATGAATGTAAAAGGTCAACGTCCTGATGAGTTAGGTGCTATTGAACTTTCACCTGCAAAAGCTGAAGAGAAAGAACATGCACACGTGGAGTTGGTTGGACAGATCAGCTTGCGCACGCTGGAACGTAACAGCAAAAAACGTAAAGACAAAGAGCGTTCGCAGCAGCAAAAACAACAAGGCGGAGGACAGCAAGGGCAACAACGTCCGCCACAACAACAAAGACAGCAGCAACAACGACCACCACAACAGCAACGTGGGCAGCAAGGGCAGGGCGGTCAGCAAAATAAACAAGGTGGACAAGGACAGCAACGTCCGCCACAACAGCAAAGACAACAGCAGCAACAGCGCCCACCACAACAGCAACGAGGTCAGCAGCAACAACGACCGCCACAGAACAAACCACCTCAACAAAACAGGCCGCAGATCGAAAAGAAAAAAGATCCGCCGCCACAAAATGATAACGCATAAGCAAACGAACCCCGACGAGAGTTGGGGTTTTTGTTTTAACCAAACCTAATGATGTTTGTAACATACATTTGAAATCAACCACATTAAACATTTCGTAACTTACTATAATGCCACGCTGGATGAAACGCTCCTTTATGATTCTCGGAATTATTTTATTGCTATGGCTTGTTATGGCGCAAAGCTGTATGAAAATGCGCATGAGCGATAGTAAAGCCAAATTACAATTTGAAGAAGCTGGCGTGCAACTGCAAACACCTGTTAAGACGATCAATGGCTTTCCGCTGCATTACGCACAAACTGGTAGCGATACATTACCTACGTTGTTATTTGTACATGGCACACCCGGGAGTTGGGATGCATTTGCTGCTTACCTGCGCAACAAAGAATTATTACAGCATTACAGAATTATTTCCATTGACCGTCCGGGTTTTGGTTACAGCGATTTTGGTAATGCCATGAATTTAACTGAACAAACAACTATCATCAGTGCATGGATGGATTCTGTTTATAACAACAAACCATTTATCATCATTGGCCATAGTTTGGGCGGACCAATGACCATTAAACTTGCCGCAGCACGACCACAATACACAAAAGCGTTGGTGATACTCGCAGGTTCACAAGATCCTGCTGCAGAAAAGCCGGAGAAGTGGCGACCCGTTTTATTTAAAACACCGTTGAATTATTTGGTACCCGGTGCCATGCGGCCAAGTAATGAAGAGTTATGGTATTTGAAAAAAGATTTAGTGGAGATGAAACCAGAGTATGAAAAGATCACCTGTCCTGTTTATATCTTACACGGAACAAAAGACATCCTTGTTCCATACAGCAATGTGGCTTACACCCAACAGATGCTCACGAAAACAGATTCGGTGTTTGTTACCACATTCGAAAAAGAAAATCATTTTATTGTTTGGACGAGAGAGAAAGAAATTGTGGAGTTGTTGATGAAGTTAAAGTGAGTTGTGATTGACTACCTACGTTTATAGAGATTCAGTTTTAAACAAAAAGTACCTGGCAAATAAAATAACAATCACTGTCCACAGTAAGTAACCCAATGCAAGGTAAAACCAATATTGTTTGAATTTATACTCTTTCCGTTTGTCTAGAATAATGGCTGCAATGATATTATGTAAAAAAATAAAAAAAGGAAACACAACAAGTATAACCTTATACTTTATATCTAAACCGGTTTCTCTATCGGGTTTGTATAGTGAATCGTGTGTACTGATTAGCTGATTGATTTCATCAGTAGGTATTCTTCTACTGTCAAATTCTGCATTTGCATCTTTCCTGATATTACTATCTAAGGATGTATTTCGAATAATTGGAAATTGGAAAGTTGAGAAAAATTCATATTGCCGATTTATTTCTCCAACAACACTTTATACAAAGCATCCTGAATCTTCCCTCTTACATTCATCGTTAACAATTTTGTATTTGTTCCGCCTTCGGGATGCACACGGTTGCTTAAGAAAATATACACGATCTTAGTCTCAGGATCAGCCCACACACCGGTGCCGGTATAACCTGTATGTCCGAATGTTGACGGCGATACACTCAATGCAGGATAAGGCTCTTTTCGTGTAAGATTATCTTTCTCCGGTTTATCAAATCCCAATCCTCTTCTGCTGGTTTCACTGCCGTATGCAATAAATTTCGCTACCGTTTCAGGTTTAAAAAAAGTATACTGACCAATTGTTCCGCCGTTGTTCAGCATTTGTAAGATCACTGCTAATTCATATGCCGTGCTGAACAAACCTGCATGTCCTGCAATGCCACCAAACATAGCTGCACCGGGATCATGCACATCACCTCTTAATAACTGCCGGCGAAACTGCACTTCACGTTCGGTTGGTACAATTCGGTTAACTGGCATGCGCTGCAACGGCAGAAATCCTGATGATTCTAAATGCAATGGTTCATAAAATGTTTTACGTACATATTCATCGAGCGTCAACCCTGTAAGTTGCTCAACAACTTTTCCGAGAAAGATAAAATCATTATCACTGTACACATATTTTCCATACGGTCCCATTTCACTTTGCAGAATACGTTGATACATGGTATCACGCCAGTCATTACGCATGTAAAATGTATCAGCTACACGAATGGCATAATCTTCACTTGGTCCGTTTGCATATAAACTATCGTATGGTGTTCCTGTAACAGTATCGATCGTTTCCTTGAAAAAAGGAATCCATGATTTTAAACCCGCCTGGTGCAATAAAATATCCTGTATGAGCAAATCCTGTTTATTCGTGCCATTTACCCAAGGCAGGTAATAACCAAGCCGTTGATTCAAATCGATCTTTCCCTCTTCATACAACTTCATTACCGATATTGTGGTGGCACAGATCTTTGTTACCGATGCCATATCAAACACCGATTCCAATGTCATTGGTTCCTGTTGCTCATACGTATAATAACCATACGCTTTTTCAAACATGATCTTGCCATCTTTTACTGCCATCACCACACAACCCGGCATTGCTTTTTTCTGAATGGCATCTGCAACAATTGAATCGACAGTGACAAACTTTGATTCATCCAATAAATTCAGTGGCAGATCACCCATGGCAGGCATCATGTATTCAAGCCCTGTTCCGTATTTAATATTCTCACATACTGTCACCGGTAGTTTTCCTGTTGGTCGTTGTTTACCGATCAATACATCAAAAGCCGCAGCCTGTGTA
The DNA window shown above is from Lacibacter sp. H375 and carries:
- a CDS encoding alpha/beta fold hydrolase is translated as MILGIILLLWLVMAQSCMKMRMSDSKAKLQFEEAGVQLQTPVKTINGFPLHYAQTGSDTLPTLLFVHGTPGSWDAFAAYLRNKELLQHYRIISIDRPGFGYSDFGNAMNLTEQTTIISAWMDSVYNNKPFIIIGHSLGGPMTIKLAAARPQYTKALVILAGSQDPAAEKPEKWRPVLFKTPLNYLVPGAMRPSNEELWYLKKDLVEMKPEYEKITCPVYILHGTKDILVPYSNVAYTQQMLTKTDSVFVTTFEKENHFIVWTREKEIVELLMKLK